The proteins below come from a single Vitis vinifera cultivar Pinot Noir 40024 chromosome 9, ASM3070453v1 genomic window:
- the LOC109123115 gene encoding probable disease resistance protein At5g63020, translating into MGNVCSISISIDNMISGCWAATGGQATYVCEFEEKFDAVKLALEDLKDFRNDMKRKIDTFEEQRLEQLDQVRRWFSRVEDVETEASQLIKDGTTEIQKLCLGGYCSRNCISSYRLGKKLAKKVEDLNNLRSTRLFDMVADRLPPASVDERPSEPTVGMMSIFNKVWSCLGEEQVGIIGLYGLGGVGKTTLLTQINNEFLKTTHDFDVVIWAVVSRDPDFPKVQDEIGKKVGFCDGIWRNKSKDEKAIDVFRALRKKRFVLLLDDIWEPVNLSVLGVPVPNEENKSKLVFTTRSEDVCRQMEAEKNIKVECLAWQESWDLFQKKVGQDTLDSHAEIPMLAEIVAKECCGLPLALALVIIGRAMACKKTTEEWNYAIKVLQGAASIFPGMGDRVFPILKFSFDSLPSDAIKSCFLYCSLFPEDFNILKENLIDYWIGEGFLHEFDDIDEARNQGHNIIGILLNACLLEKSSRDIIRMHDVVRDMALWIACEHGKVKDEFFVRTRVGLIEAPEFTRWVSAKRIS; encoded by the coding sequence ATGGGTAACGTGTGTTCCATCTCAATCTCCATCGACAATATGATCTCTGGCTGCTGGGCGGCTACAGGTGGTCAAGCAACTTATGTTTGTGAATTCGAAGAAAAGTTTGATGCTGTGAAGCTGGCATTAGAAGATTTAAAAGATTTCAGAAATGACATGAAGAGAAAGATTGACACGTTTGAGGAACAACGATTGGAACAACTTGACCAAGTGCGGAGGTGGTTTTCGAGGGTGGAAGATGTGGAAACTGAAGCCAGTCAACTGATAAAAGATGGTACTACTGAAATTCAGAAGCTTTGTCTGGGAGGTTATTGCTCCAGAAATTGCATATCTAGTTACAGATTGGGGAAGAAACTAGCCAAGAAGGTTGAAGACTTAAACAATCTAAGAAGCACAAGGCTTTTTGACATGGTAGCAGACAGATTACCTCCAGCTTCAGTGGATGAAAGACCCAGTGAGCCAACCGTGGGCATGATGTCCATCTTCAATAAGGTTTGGAGTTGCCTTGGAGAAGAGCAAGTGGGAATCATTGGTTTATATGGGTTGGGTGGCGTTGGGAAGACAACCCTTTTGACCCAAATCAACAATGAGTTCCTCAAAACAACTCATGATTTTGATGTTGTGATCTGGGCTGTGGTGTCACGAGATCCAGACTTTCCCAAGGTTCAAGATGAAATTGGGAAAAAGGTTGGGTTTTGTGATGGTATATGGAGAAATAAAAGCAAGGATGAAAAAGCCATAGACGTCTTTAGAGCCTTGCGCAAAAAGAGGTTTGTGTTGTTGTTAGATGACATATGGGAGCCGGTAAATCTATCAGTCTTGGGAGTTCCAGttccaaatgaagaaaataagtcCAAGCTAGTATTCACAACCCGATCCGAGGATGTATGCCGACAAATGGAAGCTGAAAAGAATATCAAAGTGGAGTGCTTGGCATGGCAGGAATCCTGGGATTTGTTTCAGAAGAAGGTTGGACAAGACACTCTTGACTCCCATGCAGAAATCCCCATGCTAGCTGAAATAGTTGCCAAAGAATGTTGCGGATTGCCACTGGCACTGGCACTGGTTATCATAGGCCGGGCCATGGCTTGCAAGAAGACAACCGAGGAATGGAATTATGCAATTAAAGTGTTACAAGGAGCGGCTTCAATTTTTCCAGGTATGGGGGACAGGGTGTTTCCTATTCTAAAATTCAGTTTCGATAGTTTACCAAGCGATGCAATTAAATCTTGCTTCTTATATTGTTCCTTATTCCCTGAAGACTTCaacattttaaaagaaaatttgatagatTATTGGATTGGCGAGGGATTTCTACATGAATTTGATGACATAGATGAAGCTAGAAACCAGGGGCACAACATTATTGGTATTCTTCTTAATGCATGTTTATTGGAGAAGAGCTCCAGAGATATTATAAGAATGCATGACGTGGTCCGTGACATGGCATTGTGGATAGCTTGTGAGCATGGGAAGGTGAAAGATGAGTTTTTTGTGAGAACACGTGTTGGGTTAATAGAAGCACCTGAGTTTACCAGATGGGTTAGTGCCAAAAGGATATCATAG